A genomic window from Rhodococcus oxybenzonivorans includes:
- a CDS encoding MlaE family ABC transporter permease — protein sequence MGRQLSFYNHTIASVPRTFRRYRAETIRLLAEVSMGTGALAVIGGTLVVITMLTAAVGYEVGQQGSTSLGHIGLGALSGFISAFFNTREAIPVIAGIALTATVGAGFTAQLGAMRVSEEIDAMETMSIPSLPYLVTTRVMAGVIAVIPLYSVALFIGFASTQLVTVYMVGEAEGTFWHYFNVFLVPSDVIWSAVKVLAMSVVVMCVHCYHGYNASGGPAGVGVAVGRAVRTSLISIMVIDLLIGIAVYGGTAGAVRVSG from the coding sequence ATGGGTAGACAGCTCTCCTTCTACAACCACACGATCGCGTCGGTTCCGCGGACCTTCCGGCGCTACCGCGCCGAGACGATTCGGCTCCTCGCAGAAGTGAGCATGGGCACCGGAGCCCTCGCCGTGATCGGGGGGACCCTGGTGGTCATCACCATGCTCACCGCCGCAGTGGGGTACGAGGTCGGCCAGCAGGGCTCGACCTCTCTCGGCCACATCGGCCTTGGTGCACTGTCCGGCTTCATCTCTGCCTTCTTCAATACCCGCGAAGCGATCCCGGTGATCGCGGGCATCGCCTTGACGGCAACCGTGGGGGCTGGATTCACCGCACAGCTCGGCGCCATGCGCGTCAGCGAGGAGATCGACGCGATGGAAACCATGTCGATTCCTTCACTGCCGTACCTGGTCACCACGCGGGTGATGGCAGGGGTGATTGCGGTGATCCCGCTGTACTCGGTGGCGTTGTTCATCGGCTTCGCCTCCACCCAGCTGGTCACCGTCTACATGGTCGGGGAAGCAGAAGGAACGTTCTGGCACTACTTCAACGTGTTCCTCGTACCCAGCGACGTGATCTGGTCGGCGGTCAAGGTGCTGGCGATGTCCGTGGTGGTGATGTGCGTGCACTGCTACCACGGCTACAACGCCAGCGGTGGTCCCGCCGGTGTGGGTGTCGCGGTCGGTCGGGCAGTTCGAACGTCCCTGATTTCCATCATGGTGATCGACCTTCTGATCGGTATCGCCGTGTACGGCGGCACCGCCGGGGCAGTGCGGGTGTCGGGCTGA